In the genome of Streptomyces globosus, one region contains:
- the rplM gene encoding 50S ribosomal protein L13, protein MRTYSPKPGDISRQWLVIDAKDVVLGRLATQAAALLKGKHKPTYAPHMDMGDFVIVINADKVHLSGNKATQKMAYRHSGFPGGLRSVRYDDLLANNPEKAVEKAVKGMLPKNSLGRQMLSKLKVYSGDQHPHAAQQPVPFEITQVAQ, encoded by the coding sequence GTGCGTACGTACAGCCCCAAGCCCGGCGACATCTCGCGCCAGTGGCTCGTCATCGACGCCAAGGACGTTGTCCTCGGCCGTCTGGCGACCCAGGCCGCTGCCCTCCTGAAGGGCAAGCACAAGCCGACCTACGCCCCCCACATGGACATGGGCGACTTCGTCATCGTCATCAACGCCGACAAGGTCCACCTGTCCGGCAACAAGGCGACCCAGAAGATGGCCTACCGCCACTCCGGCTTCCCGGGCGGTCTGCGCTCCGTGCGCTACGACGACCTGCTGGCGAACAACCCGGAGAAGGCCGTCGAGAAGGCCGTCAAGGGCATGCTCCCCAAGAACTCCCTGGGCCGTCAGATGCTCTCGAAGCTGAAGGTCTACTCGGGCGACCAGCACCCGCACGCTGCCCAGCAGCCGGTGCCGTTCGAGATCACCCAGGTCGCGCAGTAG
- the rpsI gene encoding 30S ribosomal protein S9, with the protein MAETTAETPVDEFEGVEEYTTESEVVAEGDYTSESLAGRFGDPQPAAGLGRRKNAIARVRIVPGSGKWKINGRTLEDYFPNKVHQQEVNEPFKLLELDGRYDVIARIAGGGVSGQAGALRLGVARALNEADVDNNRPALKKAGFLSRDDRAVERKKAGLKKARKAPQYSKR; encoded by the coding sequence GTGGCCGAGACCACCGCCGAGACCCCCGTCGACGAGTTCGAGGGCGTCGAGGAGTACACCACCGAGTCCGAGGTCGTCGCCGAGGGCGACTACACCTCCGAGTCCCTTGCCGGCCGCTTCGGCGACCCGCAGCCGGCCGCCGGCCTGGGCCGCCGCAAGAACGCCATCGCCCGCGTCCGGATCGTTCCGGGCTCCGGCAAGTGGAAGATCAACGGTCGCACCCTTGAGGACTACTTCCCCAACAAGGTGCACCAGCAGGAAGTCAACGAGCCGTTCAAGCTGCTCGAGCTCGACGGCCGCTACGACGTCATCGCCCGCATCGCGGGTGGCGGCGTCTCCGGCCAGGCCGGCGCCCTGCGCCTGGGTGTCGCCCGTGCGCTGAACGAGGCGGACGTCGACAACAACCGCCCGGCGCTGAAGAAGGCCGGCTTCCTGTCCCGCGACGACCGTGCGGTCGAGCGCAAGAAGGCCGGTCTGAAGAAGGCCCGTAAGGCTCCGCAGTACAGCAAGCGCTAA
- the glmM gene encoding phosphoglucosamine mutase: MGRLFGTDGVRGVANADLTAELALGLSVAAAHVLGEAGTFEGHRPTAVVGRDPRASGEFLEAAVVAGLASAGVDVLRVGVLPTPAVAYLTGALGADLGVMLSASHNAMPDNGIKFFARGGHKLADELEDRIESVYEEHRTGAPWDRPTGAGVGRVSDYDEGFDKYVAHLIGVLPNRLDGLKIVLDEAHGAAARVSPEAFARAGAEIITIGAEPDGLNINDGCGSTHLDLLKQAVVEHGADLGIAHDGDADRCLAVDASGAEVDGDQILAVLALAMREAGSLRGDTVVGTVMSNLGFKLAMEAEGIRVVQTGVGDRYVLEAMKEHGFALGGEQSGHVIILDHATTGDGTLTGLMLAARVAATGRPLAELAGVMQRLPQVLVNVRDVDRTRVATSGELAAAVVDAERELGTTGRVLLRPSGTEPVVRVMVEAADLEQARAVAGRLADVVKSALG; the protein is encoded by the coding sequence GTGGGACGACTCTTCGGGACGGACGGTGTACGCGGCGTCGCCAATGCGGATCTGACGGCGGAGCTCGCGCTCGGCCTCTCCGTGGCGGCAGCCCACGTGCTGGGCGAGGCGGGCACCTTCGAGGGCCACCGCCCCACCGCGGTGGTCGGCCGCGACCCGCGGGCCTCCGGCGAGTTCCTGGAGGCGGCGGTCGTCGCCGGCCTCGCGAGCGCGGGCGTGGACGTCCTGCGCGTCGGTGTGCTGCCCACTCCGGCGGTGGCGTATCTCACCGGTGCGCTGGGTGCCGACCTCGGCGTGATGCTCTCCGCGAGCCACAACGCGATGCCCGACAACGGGATCAAGTTCTTCGCCCGCGGCGGCCACAAGCTCGCCGACGAGCTGGAGGACCGCATCGAGTCCGTCTACGAGGAGCACCGCACCGGCGCGCCCTGGGACCGGCCCACCGGTGCGGGCGTCGGCCGCGTGAGCGACTACGACGAGGGCTTCGACAAGTACGTCGCCCACCTCATCGGGGTGCTCCCCAACCGGCTGGACGGGCTGAAGATCGTCCTGGACGAGGCGCACGGCGCGGCCGCCCGCGTGTCGCCCGAGGCCTTCGCCCGGGCGGGCGCCGAGATCATCACGATCGGCGCCGAGCCGGACGGCCTGAACATCAACGACGGCTGCGGCTCCACCCACCTGGACCTGCTCAAGCAGGCCGTGGTCGAGCACGGGGCCGACCTGGGCATCGCCCACGACGGCGACGCGGACCGCTGCCTCGCGGTCGACGCCTCGGGCGCCGAGGTCGACGGGGACCAGATCCTCGCCGTCCTGGCGCTGGCCATGCGCGAGGCCGGCTCGCTGCGCGGCGACACGGTCGTCGGCACGGTGATGTCGAACCTGGGCTTCAAGCTGGCCATGGAGGCCGAGGGCATCCGGGTCGTGCAGACCGGCGTCGGCGACCGGTACGTGCTGGAGGCGATGAAGGAGCACGGCTTCGCGCTGGGCGGCGAGCAGTCCGGCCACGTGATCATCCTGGACCACGCGACGACCGGCGACGGCACGCTGACCGGCCTCATGCTGGCGGCGCGGGTCGCGGCGACGGGCCGGCCGCTGGCCGAGCTGGCGGGCGTCATGCAGCGGCTGCCGCAGGTGCTCGTCAACGTCCGCGACGTCGACCGGACCAGGGTCGCCACCTCCGGCGAGCTGGCCGCGGCCGTCGTGGACGCCGAGCGCGAGCTCGGCACCACGGGGCGGGTGCTGCTGCGCCCGTCGGGTACCGAGCCGGTGGTGCGCGTCATGGTGGAGGCCGCCGACCTGGAGCAGGCCCGCGCGGTCGCCGGGCGCCTGGCCGACGTGGTGAAGTCGGCCCTCGGCTAG
- a CDS encoding glycosyltransferase family 87 protein yields the protein MRLRPGTWLRNWDVRDRAARRRAARRLLLPAPAPWIAVCAAVVVGIAVSTSLRAGWGSDNAFVVKAADTLLAGGSPYEDKRFLYLPSAVLMAVPEALLPVPVLRWVLPMGMSALLAAGWWAALRLFSVPARSRFAVGGFALLAVGFRPYENLVLIGNWTAVSAAALPAALLLAHRRSWTAAGLVVGLAIACKPMLVPLGLLFVLARRWRGLAVAVLVPLGLSLAGALLMPSPSLFFTKTLPFLLQGQDSYALPWDASPIAVLPRLGVPEPVAVLLAGLGAAGGLWAARCRWRREDDRDGGELRLAETACMVMLAAFLVSRPSFDHYLLVVVPLLLASAVRAGSAPRSPWFWAALFPQAAGVPWPSQLEAKRRAFKDCFTLCVLAVALMRRCLRPARVNLVGVRIAGTLPGPGAKRTAEPAEAGSRAAF from the coding sequence GTGCGGCTGCGGCCTGGGACCTGGCTCAGGAATTGGGATGTCCGCGACCGGGCCGCGCGGCGCCGCGCGGCCCGCCGGCTGCTTCTGCCGGCCCCGGCGCCGTGGATCGCCGTCTGCGCGGCGGTGGTCGTCGGGATCGCCGTCTCGACGAGCCTGAGGGCGGGCTGGGGCTCGGACAACGCCTTCGTGGTGAAGGCCGCCGACACGCTGCTGGCCGGGGGCTCCCCGTACGAGGACAAGCGGTTCCTGTACCTGCCGAGCGCGGTCCTCATGGCCGTGCCGGAGGCGCTGCTGCCGGTGCCGGTGCTGCGGTGGGTGCTCCCGATGGGGATGTCGGCGCTGCTGGCGGCCGGCTGGTGGGCCGCGCTGCGGCTGTTCTCGGTGCCGGCGCGCTCCCGGTTCGCGGTCGGCGGGTTCGCCCTGCTGGCGGTCGGTTTCCGGCCGTACGAGAACCTCGTGCTGATCGGCAACTGGACGGCGGTGTCGGCGGCCGCGCTGCCCGCGGCCCTGCTGCTCGCGCACCGGCGGTCCTGGACGGCCGCTGGGCTGGTGGTGGGGCTGGCGATCGCCTGCAAGCCGATGCTGGTGCCGCTGGGGCTGCTGTTCGTGCTGGCCCGGCGCTGGCGGGGGCTGGCGGTGGCGGTGCTGGTGCCGCTGGGCCTGTCGCTGGCGGGGGCGCTGCTGATGCCGAGCCCGTCGCTGTTCTTCACCAAGACGCTGCCGTTCCTGCTCCAGGGGCAGGACTCGTACGCGCTGCCCTGGGACGCCTCGCCGATCGCGGTGCTGCCCCGGCTGGGCGTGCCGGAGCCGGTGGCGGTGCTCCTCGCGGGGCTGGGGGCCGCGGGCGGCCTGTGGGCGGCCCGGTGCCGCTGGCGGCGGGAGGACGACCGGGACGGGGGCGAGCTGCGGCTCGCGGAGACGGCGTGCATGGTGATGCTCGCCGCATTCCTGGTCTCGCGGCCCTCCTTCGACCACTACCTGCTGGTGGTGGTTCCGCTGCTGCTGGCCTCGGCGGTGCGCGCGGGGTCGGCGCCGCGCTCGCCGTGGTTCTGGGCGGCGTTGTTCCCGCAGGCGGCGGGGGTGCCGTGGCCCTCGCAGCTGGAGGCGAAGCGGCGGGCGTTCAAGGACTGCTTCACGCTGTGTGTGCTGGCGGTGGCGCTGATGCGGCGGTGCCTGCGGCCGGCCCGGGTTAACCTGGTGGGCGTACGGATCGCAGGGACCCTTCCGGGGCCCGGAGCCAAGCGCACGGCGGAGCCCGCGGAGGCGGGGTCCAGGGCTGCGTTTTGA
- the coaA gene encoding type I pantothenate kinase: protein MDLTRAEWSALRERTPLPLTAEEVERLRGLGDVIDLDEVRDVYLPLSRLLNLYVGATSNLRGALNTFLGDAGGNGHGSQQGTPFVIGVAGSVAVGKSTVARLLQALLARWPEHPRVERVTTDGFLYPMEELRRRGLTSRKGFPESYDRRALTRFVADIKAGKDEVTAPVYSHLIYDIVPGERLVVRRPDILIVEGLNVLQPALPGKDGRTRVGLADYFDFSVYVDARAEDIERWYLNRFRKLRATAFQDPSSYFRKYTQVSEEEALEYAKTMWRTVNKPNLLQNVAPTRGRATLVVRKGADHKVQKLSLRKL from the coding sequence GTGGACCTGACCCGGGCCGAGTGGAGCGCGCTGCGCGAGCGGACGCCGCTGCCCCTGACGGCCGAGGAGGTCGAGCGGCTGCGCGGCCTCGGCGACGTCATCGACCTGGACGAGGTCCGCGACGTCTACCTGCCGCTCTCCCGCCTCCTCAACCTGTACGTCGGCGCCACCAGCAACCTGCGCGGCGCGCTGAACACCTTCCTCGGCGACGCCGGCGGCAACGGCCACGGCAGCCAGCAGGGCACCCCGTTCGTCATAGGCGTCGCCGGCTCCGTCGCCGTCGGCAAGTCCACCGTGGCCCGCCTGCTCCAGGCCCTGCTGGCGCGCTGGCCCGAGCACCCCCGCGTCGAGCGCGTCACCACCGACGGCTTCCTCTACCCGATGGAGGAGCTCCGGCGGCGCGGCCTCACCTCCCGCAAAGGCTTCCCCGAGTCCTACGACCGCCGGGCCCTGACCCGCTTCGTCGCCGACATCAAGGCTGGCAAGGACGAGGTCACCGCCCCGGTGTACTCCCACCTGATCTACGACATCGTGCCCGGCGAGCGGCTCGTCGTCCGCCGCCCCGACATCCTCATCGTGGAGGGCCTGAACGTCCTCCAGCCGGCCCTTCCCGGCAAGGACGGCCGGACCAGGGTGGGCCTCGCCGACTACTTCGACTTCAGCGTGTACGTGGACGCGCGCGCCGAGGACATCGAGCGCTGGTACCTCAACCGCTTCCGCAAGCTGCGCGCGACTGCCTTCCAGGACCCCTCGTCCTACTTCCGCAAGTACACGCAGGTCTCCGAGGAGGAGGCCCTGGAGTACGCGAAGACGATGTGGCGGACGGTCAACAAGCCGAACCTGCTGCAGAACGTCGCCCCGACCCGCGGCCGCGCCACGCTGGTCGTCCGCAAGGGGGCCGACCACAAGGTGCAGAAGCTGAGCCTGCGCAAGCTCTGA